CGTCGCGGGACAGGGACTGGTGGAAGTAGCCGTGCCGGTAGAGCAGCCCGACCCCGATGAGCGGGAGCCCGAGGTCGCTCGCCGCCTTCAGGTGGTCGCCCGCGAGGATGCCGAGCCCGCCCGAGTACTGCGGGAGGGCGGCGGTGATGCCGAACTCGGGCGAGAAGTAGGCCACGGCACGGGGCAGTTCGCCGCCGCGCTCGGCGGACTGCGCCTGATACCAGCGGGCCCCGGTGACATACTCCCGGAGCCCGTCCGATGCCTCGGCGAGGCGCCGCAGGAAATCCCCGTCCCCGGCCAGCTCGGCGAGCCGTGCGGGCGGCACGTTCCCGAGCAGCCGCACGGGATCACAGCCCGAGGCGGTCCACTGCTCGGGGTCGACGGACTTGAACAGGTCACGGGTGTCCGGGTGCCAGGACCAGCGCAGGTTTCGCGCCAGCTCCGAAAGCGGAGTGAGAGGTTCGGGAAGGGCGGGACGTACGGTGAATCGACGGATGGCCTTCATCAAGGTGCACCTCTGCCGGAGCGTCTGACGGGGCGTGTGCCGGGCTTTCGTACCTCACGTATCGCCGTGCCGCATCGACGTTAGCGCCGCGCCGCTCCTGTCACCACGGCGCACAGGGCGCACGCTCCGTGGCGGGGGTAACGTGGCGTGGCGGGACAGAAGTTGGCAGGGGCACGCACAGGCATGCGGGTGCACGGGTACACAGGGGGACGGGGCGGATGATCGGCCAGTTGCGGGATACGTCGCCTCGGCGGATCGGACCGTATGTGACGCTCGCCCGGCTCGGGGCGGGCGGCATGGGCGAGGTCTTCCTCGCGCGCCCCGACGATGCCACCGGGTTCGGGCCCGGGGACCTCGTCGCCGTCAAGGCCATCCGGAACGAACTGGCTACGGACCCCGTGTTCCGGCGGCGCTTTCGGCGCGAGGCGGAGGTGGCGGCCTCCGTGGACAGCCCTTTCGTGGCGCGGCTCGTGGCGAGCGAGGCCGAGGGTGACGTGCCGTGGCTGGCCACCGAGTACGTTCCCGGGCCCACCCTTTCCGAGGCCGTTCGCCGGAGCGGGCCGCTGCCCGCGGGCGCGGTCGCCGTGCTCGGCGCGGGCGTGGCGCGGGCCCTGACGGTGGTGCACGCGGCGGGCGCCCTGCACCGTGACCTCAAGCCGGGCAACGTACTGCTCGGCCAGGACGGCCCCAAGCTGATCGACTTCGGCGTGGCCCGCGTGCAGTCCGCCACGACCATGACCGGCTCGGGCCTGCTCGTCGGCACGCCGGGCTTCATGTCGCCGGAGCATGTGGCGGGCGGCAGACACGTGGTGGCGGCGTCGGACGTCTTCTGCCTGGCCTCGGTGCTCGCCTACGCGGCGACGGGACAGGACCCCTTCGGCGACGGCCCGATGGCCGCGGTCCTGTACCGGGTCTCGCGTGCGGAGGCCGAACTGGGCGCCATTCCGACCGAGTTGCGGGACGTCCTTTCGGCGTGCCTCGCGCGGGACCCTGCCGAGCGGCCGAGCGCGGCGGAGATCGCCGACCGGTTCGTACGGCTGCGGGACGCGGCCACGGACGCCGAGTGGCCGCAGGCGGTGCGGGAGGCGGTGGCCGAGGCGCGGCGGGACGTGGAGCAGCTGTGCGCCTCGGGGCAGCCGCTGCTTCCGGTGCCGCTCTGGCCGGAGCCGGAGGCCGGGCGCCCGGTGACCGCCCAGGGCAGCCCCGCCACGGCGCCCGGCCATCCGGTCAGCGCTCCCGGGATATCCGCGTCGCCCGCCCTCATGGGCGTGCACCAGCTCCCGACGATGAGCGGATCGCCACCGCCCACCGCCGCACCCCGCCCCCGGCGCCGTCTCCCGCGCGCGCTCCTCGGCACGGTCGCCGTGGCCGTGGTGGTGGGCGCGCTCGGCGGCGCGCTCGCCGTGTGGGGCCCGTGGCGTGACGAGTCCGCGGGCGGCGGCTCGGCGGGGTCCGGGACGGTGGATCCGGGTCCGACCGACCCCGCCGCCGTCAAGAAGCTGGCCGGGCGGGCCGGCGTGGACGCGGAGGGCACGGCGGACCGCTCCGGTGTCGTGGCCCAGGTGGCCGCGCAGCGCCCCAAGGGCTGGAAGAAGTGGCAGGCCAAGCTGAGCCACTCGCCCATGAGCTGCGCCGCCGACACCCAGGCCATCGTCTGCCTGCTGACCAACGGCACGTACGAGGCGGTGAGCGCCAGCAGCGGGAAGCGGTTGTGGAGGTCCGGGAAGGTCGATCCGGAGGAGGGGGTGGGCGAGGCGTACTACGGTCCGGGCGGCGCGTTCTTCATGCCCGGTGACAGCCTCGAACCGCAGGTGCGCGGCGGCAAGGCGGTCATCGCCCACGACAACGTCCTGCAGGTGCGCGACTCCACGACGGGTGAGGTCCTCTGGGACGCCCCGAGCCCGGACGGGGCAGGCGCGTTCACGCTACGGCCGCTCCTGGACGACGACGTCCTCCTGGTCGGTGCCGAGGAAACGTACATGCACAGGGGCGCGAGGGCGTCCCTGCACGCGTACGACATCGACGGCGGAAAGCCCTTGTGGGACGAGGATCTGGGCAAGCCGCTGGTGGCCCAGGCCGACTTCCACCGGTACAGCATGCGGGCCCTGCGCGACGGCGTCGTCTACGTGGACGAGAAGGACGGCCTCGCGGCGTACGACGCACGGACCGGCGATCTTCTCGGGCAGTCCAGGAGCGAGTGCGGGGCGGTGCTCGCGGGCGAGAAGGACGTGCTGTGCACGGCCTCCCCCGGCGGCGGCTCCGATGACGGCACACCGTCGCCCCGCGTGCAGGTGCTGCGGCTCGACCCCCGCACGCTCGAAGAAGCCGGCAAACCCTTCCGCTACCCCACGCCCAAGGACTATGCGTCGGCCCCCGGCCCGACGGCCATGGACCGTGCCCTCGCCGTCGCCGTGGATCCCGCACGGCACAGCGTGATCGTCAACGACAAGAGCACCGGGCTCCTCCGGCGCTCGGCGAAGCTCCCCAAGGGGAACATCCCGTCCTCCGCACCGCTGGTCGTCGGCGGTCGCATCGTCTACGCGGACAGCGGCGCGCTCTACACCATGCCGCTCGGTACCGGTGGCGGAAAACCCGTGCGGCACCCCGTGCCGGGCGCGCCCGGTGACCGCGCGGAGGCGCCGCCGAACGTCAACGGCACCGTCGTCGCGGAGATGCTGCGCGCGCCGACCGTGCTGGCACTCGGAGGCGTCGCGCACGTCATCTACGACGAGGGCAAGATCTCATCGGTGGAGCTGCCCTGACGGTGCGTCACCATCCCTGTCCCTCCCTGAATCCCACTGAACCGACCAGTTGCCGTGCAGTCGAGTCGAGTCGAGGAATCGCATGCTCACGCCCCTGCCGACCGGCGCCGCCCGCCACATCGGCCCCTACCGTCTCCTCGCCCGGATCGGCGCGGGCGGCATGGGCGAGGTCTTCCTCGCCCGGCGGGGGCAGGGGCGGCTCGTCGCCGTGAAAGCGGTACGGCAGGGGCTCGACCTGGACCTCGACGACGCGTTCCGTGTCCGCTTCCGGCGGGAGATGGCGGCGGCCCGAGCGGTCACCGGCCCGTTCACGGCCGCCCTCCTGGACGGTGACGCGGATGCCCGGCTCCCCTGGCTCGCCACGGAGTACGTGCCGGGCCCGTCCCTCGCCGACACGGTCGCCCGCTGCGGTCCGCTCCCGGTGGCGGCGGTCCGCGCACTGGGCGCGGGGCTCGCCCGGGCGCTCGCGGCCGTGCACGCGGCGCGGGTCCTGCACCGTGACCTGAAGCCCGGCAACGTCCTCCTCACCCCCGACGGCCCCCGCCTGATCGACTTCGGCATCGCGCAGGCCTTCGAGGCCACGGCCCTGACGATGACGGGCGTGCTCGTGGGCACGCCGGGATTCATGGCTCCGGAGCAGATCGAGGGTTCGCACGCGGTCGTGCCC
This Streptomyces sp. NBC_01283 DNA region includes the following protein-coding sequences:
- a CDS encoding protein kinase; the protein is MTLARLGAGGMGEVFLARPDDATGFGPGDLVAVKAIRNELATDPVFRRRFRREAEVAASVDSPFVARLVASEAEGDVPWLATEYVPGPTLSEAVRRSGPLPAGAVAVLGAGVARALTVVHAAGALHRDLKPGNVLLGQDGPKLIDFGVARVQSATTMTGSGLLVGTPGFMSPEHVAGGRHVVAASDVFCLASVLAYAATGQDPFGDGPMAAVLYRVSRAEAELGAIPTELRDVLSACLARDPAERPSAAEIADRFVRLRDAATDAEWPQAVREAVAEARRDVEQLCASGQPLLPVPLWPEPEAGRPVTAQGSPATAPGHPVSAPGISASPALMGVHQLPTMSGSPPPTAAPRPRRRLPRALLGTVAVAVVVGALGGALAVWGPWRDESAGGGSAGSGTVDPGPTDPAAVKKLAGRAGVDAEGTADRSGVVAQVAAQRPKGWKKWQAKLSHSPMSCAADTQAIVCLLTNGTYEAVSASSGKRLWRSGKVDPEEGVGEAYYGPGGAFFMPGDSLEPQVRGGKAVIAHDNVLQVRDSTTGEVLWDAPSPDGAGAFTLRPLLDDDVLLVGAEETYMHRGARASLHAYDIDGGKPLWDEDLGKPLVAQADFHRYSMRALRDGVVYVDEKDGLAAYDARTGDLLGQSRSECGAVLAGEKDVLCTASPGGGSDDGTPSPRVQVLRLDPRTLEEAGKPFRYPTPKDYASAPGPTAMDRALAVAVDPARHSVIVNDKSTGLLRRSAKLPKGNIPSSAPLVVGGRIVYADSGALYTMPLGTGGGKPVRHPVPGAPGDRAEAPPNVNGTVVAEMLRAPTVLALGGVAHVIYDEGKISSVELP